One Streptomyces drozdowiczii DNA segment encodes these proteins:
- a CDS encoding NAD(P)/FAD-dependent oxidoreductase encodes MVAATPPTVTRAGDPLPDGPPYDVTVIGAGVVGTAIARALARHPLRTALVEATDDICTGTSKANTAILHTGFDAAPGTLEARLVREGQRLLSAYAARTGIPVARVGALLVAWDREQLEALPALSAKAERNGYRAARLLDAEETAAREPHLGPGALGALEIPDESVICPWTTPLAYATEAVRAGVHLHLDCPVQHIAYAGGPHTLTTARGTLRTRLLINAAGLHADAIDRLLGLDTFTVRPRRGQLIVFDKLARDLVHHILLPVPTAAGKGVLVAPTVFGNVLLGPTAEDLDDKDATESTAEGLALLREKGRRVLPRLLDEEVTAVYAGLRAATGQDDYRITAHPDRALITVGGIRSTGLTASMAIAEYVVSLLPDAGLDPGEPAEPAPPTMPGLGEEAVRPYLDADLIARDPAYGTVVCHCERVTEGEIRDALASTLPPRSAAGLARRTRAGNGRCQGFHCGAALRARIEGARP; translated from the coding sequence GTGGTAGCCGCGACACCGCCCACTGTCACCCGCGCCGGAGACCCGCTCCCCGACGGCCCGCCCTACGACGTCACCGTCATCGGCGCCGGAGTCGTCGGCACCGCCATCGCCCGCGCACTGGCCCGCCACCCCCTGCGCACCGCCCTCGTCGAGGCCACGGACGACATCTGCACCGGCACCTCCAAGGCCAACACCGCGATCCTGCACACCGGGTTCGACGCCGCCCCCGGCACCCTGGAAGCCCGCCTCGTCCGCGAGGGGCAGCGCCTGCTCTCCGCGTACGCCGCCCGCACGGGCATCCCCGTCGCCCGCGTCGGCGCCCTCCTCGTCGCCTGGGACCGGGAACAACTCGAAGCGCTGCCCGCCCTGTCGGCCAAGGCCGAACGCAACGGATACCGGGCGGCCCGGCTGCTCGACGCCGAGGAGACCGCCGCGCGCGAACCGCACCTCGGGCCCGGCGCGCTCGGCGCCCTGGAGATCCCCGACGAATCCGTCATCTGTCCCTGGACCACCCCGCTCGCCTACGCCACCGAGGCCGTCCGGGCCGGGGTCCACCTCCATCTCGACTGCCCCGTCCAGCACATCGCGTACGCCGGGGGCCCGCACACCCTCACCACCGCCCGGGGCACCCTGCGCACCCGCCTGCTGATCAACGCCGCCGGGCTGCACGCCGACGCGATCGACCGGCTGCTGGGCCTCGACACCTTCACCGTGCGCCCGCGCCGGGGCCAGCTCATCGTCTTCGACAAGCTCGCCCGCGACCTGGTCCACCACATCCTGCTGCCCGTCCCCACCGCCGCCGGCAAGGGCGTCCTGGTGGCGCCGACCGTCTTCGGCAACGTCCTGCTCGGCCCCACCGCCGAGGACCTGGACGACAAGGACGCCACCGAGTCCACCGCCGAAGGGCTCGCCCTGCTGCGCGAGAAGGGGCGCCGCGTCCTGCCCCGGCTCCTCGACGAAGAGGTCACCGCCGTCTACGCGGGACTGCGGGCCGCCACCGGCCAGGACGACTACCGGATCACGGCCCACCCGGACCGGGCCCTCATCACCGTCGGCGGCATCCGCTCCACCGGGCTCACCGCGTCCATGGCCATCGCCGAGTACGTCGTCTCGCTGCTCCCCGACGCCGGACTCGACCCGGGAGAGCCCGCCGAACCGGCCCCGCCCACCATGCCCGGTCTCGGCGAAGAGGCCGTCCGCCCCTACCTCGACGCCGACCTGATCGCGCGCGACCCCGCCTACGGCACGGTCGTCTGCCACTGCGAGCGCGTCACGGAGGGCGAGATCCGCGACGCCCTCGCCTCGACGCTCCCGCCCCGTTCGGCAGCGGGGCTCGCCCGCCGGACCCGGGCCGGCAACGGACGCTGCCAGGGCTTCCACTGCGGGGCCGCGCTCCGCGCCCGGATCGAGGGGGCGCGCCCATGA
- a CDS encoding FGGY family carbohydrate kinase translates to MAGPVLAIDQGTSGTKALVICPERGVIGSGSAPVRPRYGPGGAVETDPAALLASVVAAGRRALAASGSTVDAVGLANQGETVLAWDPDTGRPLTEAIVWQDRRAAGICAELVPRGEELRRLTGLPLDPYFAAPKMAWIRRERTREGVVTTSDAWLVHQLTGAFVTDAATAGRTQLLDLDRVAWSPDALDAYGLGDERLPAVTDAAGTFGTTGVFGGELPLTGLLVDQQAALLAQSASDPSVAKCTYGTGAFLLAGTGAAPRRSTGGLAGCVAWRLGGRTSYCLDGQVYTAASAVRWLTDLGVIAGAADLDPVGATVPDSGGVTFVPALAGLAAPWWRSDLRGAVTGLGLDTSAGHLVRALCEGIAAQVVELAAAVTADRGTPLSVLRVDGGLTRSALLMQTQADLLQRPVEVSALPDVTALGVGAVARMGADPALPLARAVPDWKPAAVYEPRIGPDEAAERLDVFRAAVRALLERS, encoded by the coding sequence ATGGCAGGCCCGGTGCTGGCAATCGACCAGGGCACATCGGGAACGAAAGCGCTGGTGATCTGTCCCGAGCGCGGCGTGATCGGTTCCGGTTCCGCCCCCGTGCGGCCGCGGTACGGTCCCGGCGGAGCCGTCGAGACGGACCCGGCCGCGTTACTCGCATCGGTCGTCGCGGCCGGCCGCCGCGCCCTGGCCGCGTCGGGCTCCACCGTCGACGCCGTCGGGCTCGCCAACCAGGGCGAGACGGTCCTCGCCTGGGACCCGGACACCGGGCGACCGCTCACCGAGGCGATCGTCTGGCAGGACCGCCGCGCCGCCGGAATCTGCGCGGAACTCGTGCCCCGGGGCGAAGAGTTGCGCCGGCTCACCGGACTCCCGCTCGACCCCTACTTCGCCGCCCCGAAGATGGCCTGGATCCGCCGCGAACGGACCCGCGAGGGCGTCGTCACCACCAGCGACGCCTGGCTCGTCCACCAGCTCACCGGCGCCTTCGTCACGGACGCCGCCACCGCCGGACGCACCCAACTCCTCGACCTGGACCGCGTCGCCTGGTCACCGGACGCGCTGGACGCCTACGGGCTCGGCGACGAGCGGCTGCCCGCCGTGACCGACGCCGCCGGAACCTTCGGTACGACGGGCGTGTTCGGCGGCGAACTCCCGCTCACCGGGCTCCTGGTCGACCAGCAGGCGGCCCTGCTCGCCCAGAGCGCATCGGACCCGTCCGTCGCCAAGTGCACCTACGGGACCGGCGCGTTCCTCCTCGCCGGGACCGGCGCCGCCCCGCGCCGCAGCACCGGCGGGCTGGCCGGCTGCGTGGCCTGGCGGCTCGGCGGGCGCACCAGCTACTGCCTGGACGGCCAGGTCTATACGGCGGCCTCCGCCGTCCGCTGGCTCACCGACCTCGGGGTGATCGCCGGCGCCGCCGACCTCGACCCGGTCGGCGCCACCGTTCCCGACTCCGGCGGCGTCACCTTCGTCCCCGCACTCGCCGGCCTCGCCGCCCCCTGGTGGCGGAGCGATCTGCGCGGCGCGGTCACCGGGCTCGGCCTGGACACCTCGGCCGGGCACCTGGTGCGCGCCCTGTGCGAGGGGATCGCCGCCCAGGTGGTCGAGCTGGCCGCGGCGGTCACCGCCGACCGGGGCACACCGCTGTCCGTCCTGCGCGTCGACGGCGGCCTCACCCGCTCCGCCCTCCTCATGCAGACCCAGGCCGACCTGCTGCAACGCCCGGTCGAGGTGTCCGCGCTCCCCGACGTCACCGCGCTCGGCGTCGGCGCGGTGGCCCGCATGGGCGCCGACCCCGCGCTCCCGCTCGCCCGGGCCGTCCCCGACTGGAAACCGGCCGCGGTCTACGAACCACGCATCGGCCCGGACGAGGCGGCCGAACGCCTCGATGTCTTCCGCGCGGCCGTGCGCGCGCTGCTGGAGCGGTCGTGA
- a CDS encoding amino acid permease yields MSVSTSPRKGAGPSAPKDEEQRLRELGYQPVLARRMGGFGNFAISFSVISILSGCMTLYGFGMSTGGPAVMLWGWAGVGLFVLCVGMALAEVTSAYPTSGALYYMADRLGGRKWGWYTGWLNLLGLLGAIAGIDYGAALFTGALMKIQWGFTPTPGKTMIIFVCILLLHAVINLFGVRLVSILNSVSVWWHLVGVAVIVSVLAIVPAHHQSPSFVFTEFVNDTGWHNPLYVAAIGLLLAQYTFCGYDASAHLSEETSNASVSAARGIVRAIWVSWVAGFVLLAGLTFAIQDYVGTQKTDTGVPPAQILIDALGTSGATAMLLIVIAAQLFCGNAEVAAASRMVFAFSRDNALPGSSLWRKVSARTQTPVPAVWLSVIVAGVLALPSLYSATAYGAVTAINVIGITPAYAIPIFLKLRAGGRFQRGPWHLGRWSKPVGWIAVVWVAIVTVLFLLPQSSPVTIGSMNYASVALVVVLVLATVWWFVARRSYGTPSAYGNAREQAEIEEGIV; encoded by the coding sequence ATGTCCGTGTCCACCTCGCCCCGCAAGGGTGCCGGGCCCAGTGCGCCGAAGGACGAGGAGCAACGGCTCCGTGAGCTCGGCTACCAACCGGTCCTGGCCCGCCGCATGGGCGGGTTCGGCAACTTCGCGATCAGCTTCTCCGTCATCTCGATCCTGTCCGGGTGCATGACCCTGTACGGCTTCGGCATGTCGACGGGCGGCCCGGCCGTGATGCTGTGGGGCTGGGCCGGGGTCGGCCTGTTCGTGCTGTGCGTCGGGATGGCGCTCGCCGAGGTGACGAGCGCGTATCCGACGTCGGGGGCGCTGTACTACATGGCGGACCGGCTGGGTGGCCGCAAGTGGGGCTGGTACACCGGCTGGCTGAATCTGCTCGGGCTGCTCGGTGCCATCGCGGGCATCGACTACGGCGCCGCGCTGTTCACGGGCGCGCTGATGAAGATCCAGTGGGGCTTCACGCCGACCCCGGGCAAGACGATGATCATCTTCGTCTGCATCCTGCTGCTGCACGCCGTCATCAACCTGTTCGGGGTGCGGCTCGTGAGCATCCTCAACTCGGTCAGCGTGTGGTGGCATCTGGTGGGTGTGGCGGTGATCGTCTCCGTACTGGCGATCGTGCCCGCGCACCACCAGTCGCCCTCGTTCGTGTTCACCGAGTTCGTCAACGACACCGGCTGGCACAACCCGTTGTACGTGGCGGCGATCGGGCTGCTGCTCGCGCAGTACACGTTCTGCGGCTACGACGCCTCCGCGCACCTGTCGGAGGAGACCTCGAACGCCTCGGTGTCGGCGGCGCGCGGCATCGTCCGGGCGATCTGGGTGTCGTGGGTGGCCGGTTTCGTCCTGCTGGCCGGGCTCACCTTCGCCATCCAGGACTACGTGGGTACGCAGAAGACCGACACCGGTGTGCCGCCCGCGCAGATCCTGATCGACGCGCTCGGCACCTCCGGCGCGACGGCGATGCTGCTGATCGTGATCGCGGCGCAGCTGTTCTGCGGGAACGCCGAGGTCGCCGCCGCCAGCCGGATGGTGTTCGCGTTCAGCCGGGACAACGCGCTGCCCGGTTCCTCGCTCTGGCGGAAGGTGAGCGCGCGGACGCAGACGCCGGTTCCCGCGGTGTGGCTGTCGGTGATCGTGGCCGGGGTGCTCGCCCTGCCGTCGCTGTACTCGGCGACCGCGTACGGCGCGGTGACGGCGATCAACGTCATCGGCATCACACCCGCGTACGCGATCCCGATCTTCCTGAAGCTGCGCGCCGGGGGCCGCTTCCAGCGCGGGCCGTGGCACCTGGGCCGGTGGTCGAAGCCGGTGGGCTGGATCGCGGTGGTGTGGGTGGCGATCGTGACGGTGCTGTTCCTGCTGCCGCAGTCGTCCCCGGTGACGATCGGCTCGATGAACTACGCCTCGGTCGCCCTGGTCGTCGTGCTGGTCCTGGCCACGGTGTGGTGGTTCGTCGCGCGGCGCTCGTACGGCACGCCGTCGGCGTACGGGAACGCGCGCGAGCAGGCGGAGATCGAGGAGGGCATCGTCTGA
- a CDS encoding sulfite exporter TauE/SafE family protein, protein MDTLTLGQLAALAAASALVGFSKTAVSGANTISLAVFAAVLPARESTGVLLPLLIAGDVLAVLVYRRHAHWPTLLRLFPAVAAGVVAGTLFMMWADDATVRISIGAILVFMAGVTVRRRRTAQAVAEPGADEGPPTAGERLKARSYGVLGGFTTMVANAGGPVMSLYLLSAGFRKLGFLGTSAWFFLIVNTTKVPFSVGLGLIDGRSLLLDACLLVFVLPGAWIGRKCVDRIDQRLFERIVLAATVVGGLQLLLT, encoded by the coding sequence ATGGACACACTTACCCTCGGGCAACTGGCGGCACTGGCCGCGGCCTCCGCACTCGTCGGCTTCTCCAAGACGGCCGTCAGCGGCGCCAACACGATCAGCCTCGCGGTCTTCGCGGCGGTTCTCCCCGCCCGCGAGTCCACCGGAGTGCTGCTCCCCCTCCTGATCGCCGGCGATGTGCTCGCGGTCCTCGTCTACCGGCGCCACGCGCACTGGCCGACCCTGCTGCGGCTCTTCCCGGCCGTCGCGGCGGGCGTGGTGGCGGGCACGCTGTTCATGATGTGGGCCGACGACGCCACCGTGCGGATCTCGATCGGCGCGATCCTGGTCTTCATGGCCGGGGTCACCGTCCGGCGCCGCCGCACGGCCCAGGCCGTCGCCGAACCCGGCGCCGACGAGGGACCGCCGACCGCCGGTGAACGGCTCAAGGCACGTTCGTACGGGGTGCTCGGCGGATTCACGACCATGGTCGCCAACGCGGGCGGCCCGGTGATGTCGCTCTACCTGCTCTCGGCCGGATTCCGGAAACTGGGCTTCCTCGGCACCTCGGCGTGGTTCTTCCTGATCGTGAACACCACGAAGGTGCCGTTCAGCGTGGGCCTCGGGCTGATCGACGGGCGCTCCCTGCTGCTGGACGCCTGCCTGCTGGTGTTCGTCCTCCCGGGCGCCTGGATCGGCCGCAAGTGCGTGGACCGCATCGATCAGCGGCTCTTCGAGCGCATCGTCCTGGCCGCGACCGTCGTCGGCGGCCTCCAACTCCTGCTCACCTGA
- a CDS encoding LutC/YkgG family protein, producing MTTARDTVLGRVRDALALAPARETPVPRAYRTGRTLPDDERLALFTDRLVDYKAQVHPCTADRTAEVIAGVLRERGAARIGVPPGLDTGWLDAYDGEVQQDSAEIPAPRLDALDGVVTASAVSCAETGTIFLDGSPDQGRRALSLVPDLHVCVVDLSTVEVGVPEAVARLVPERPTTLISGPSATSDIELERVEGVHGPRTLAVVIRTDV from the coding sequence ATGACGACCGCCCGTGACACCGTGCTCGGCCGCGTCCGGGACGCGCTCGCCCTGGCACCTGCCCGGGAGACACCCGTCCCGCGCGCCTACCGCACCGGACGCACCCTCCCGGACGACGAACGCCTCGCCCTCTTCACCGACCGGCTGGTCGACTACAAGGCGCAGGTCCACCCCTGCACCGCCGACCGGACCGCCGAGGTGATCGCCGGGGTGCTGCGGGAGCGGGGAGCCGCGCGCATCGGAGTGCCCCCCGGGCTCGACACCGGGTGGCTGGACGCGTACGACGGCGAGGTCCAGCAGGACTCCGCGGAGATCCCGGCGCCGCGCCTGGACGCCCTCGACGGGGTCGTCACCGCGTCCGCCGTCAGCTGCGCCGAGACCGGCACCATCTTCCTGGACGGCTCGCCCGACCAGGGGCGACGGGCGCTGTCCCTCGTCCCCGACCTCCATGTGTGCGTGGTCGACCTGTCGACCGTGGAGGTGGGAGTGCCGGAGGCGGTGGCCCGGCTGGTGCCGGAGCGCCCGACCACGTTGATCAGCGGACCCTCGGCCACCTCCGACATCGAACTGGAGCGGGTCGAGGGCGTCCACGGCCCGCGTACCCTCGCGGTTGTCATTCGCACAGACGTTTAG
- a CDS encoding LutB/LldF family L-lactate oxidation iron-sulfur protein, with the protein MSATFLGMPATPPRSPYGTGHLRGDRKFPAAAHDELRNEQLRRNLGRATHTIRAKRLNVTGELPDWEELRDAGSAIKTDTMNRLPELLEELERNVTARGGTVHWARDGVEANEIVARLVQETGSDEVIKVKSMATQEIGLNEHLESLGITAHETDLAELIVQLAHDKPSHILVPAIHRNRDEIRQIFLNEIPGVDPALDNVPAHLAAAARAYLREKFMTTKVAVSGANFGIAETGTLSVVESEGNGRMCLTLPDTLITVMGIEKVLPRYQDLEVFLQLLPRSSTGERMNPYTSMWTGVTPGDGPRTFHLVLLDNGRTAALADRIGREALNCIRCSACLNVCPVYERAGGHAYGSTYPGPIGAVLTPQLAGMDAAKDDPNSSLPYASSLCGACFDACPVKIDIPSLLVELRHQHTEQSGTTAEKLAMKAAGAVMSRPKAYTAAQKASRLGRALARDGKLPALPPPLNGWSDSRDTPAPPKQTFRAWMASAEGAAAMREASAEHTRNQQQEDGA; encoded by the coding sequence ATGAGCGCGACGTTTCTCGGCATGCCCGCGACCCCGCCCCGCTCCCCGTACGGCACGGGCCATCTGCGCGGCGACCGGAAGTTCCCCGCCGCCGCCCACGACGAGCTGCGCAACGAGCAGCTGCGCCGCAACCTCGGCCGCGCCACCCACACCATCCGCGCCAAACGCCTGAACGTCACCGGCGAACTGCCCGACTGGGAGGAGCTGCGCGACGCCGGCTCCGCCATCAAGACCGACACCATGAACCGGCTCCCCGAACTCCTGGAGGAGCTGGAACGCAACGTCACCGCACGCGGCGGCACCGTCCACTGGGCACGGGACGGCGTCGAGGCCAACGAGATCGTCGCGCGGCTCGTCCAGGAGACGGGCAGCGACGAGGTCATCAAGGTCAAGTCGATGGCCACCCAGGAGATCGGGCTCAACGAACACCTCGAATCCCTCGGCATCACCGCGCACGAGACCGATCTCGCCGAACTCATCGTCCAACTCGCCCACGACAAGCCCTCGCACATCCTCGTCCCCGCCATCCACCGCAACCGGGACGAGATCCGGCAGATCTTCCTCAACGAGATCCCCGGCGTCGACCCGGCCCTGGACAACGTGCCCGCCCACCTGGCGGCCGCCGCCCGCGCCTATCTGCGCGAGAAGTTCATGACCACCAAGGTGGCCGTCTCCGGGGCCAATTTCGGGATCGCCGAGACCGGCACCCTCTCCGTCGTGGAGTCCGAGGGCAACGGCCGCATGTGCCTGACCCTCCCCGACACGCTGATCACCGTCATGGGCATCGAGAAGGTCCTCCCGCGCTACCAGGACCTGGAGGTCTTCCTCCAGCTCCTGCCGCGCTCCTCCACGGGCGAGCGGATGAACCCGTACACCTCGATGTGGACCGGCGTCACCCCCGGCGACGGACCGCGGACCTTCCACCTGGTCCTCCTCGACAACGGCCGCACCGCGGCCCTCGCGGACCGCATCGGCCGCGAGGCGCTGAACTGCATCCGCTGCTCGGCCTGCCTCAACGTCTGCCCGGTGTACGAGCGGGCCGGCGGGCACGCCTACGGCTCCACCTACCCCGGGCCGATCGGGGCCGTACTCACCCCGCAGCTCGCCGGCATGGACGCCGCCAAGGACGACCCCAACAGCTCGCTGCCGTACGCCTCCAGCCTCTGCGGGGCCTGCTTCGACGCCTGCCCGGTCAAGATCGACATCCCCTCGCTGCTCGTCGAACTGCGCCACCAGCACACCGAGCAGTCCGGCACCACCGCCGAGAAGCTGGCCATGAAGGCGGCCGGCGCGGTGATGAGCCGCCCCAAGGCGTACACCGCCGCCCAGAAGGCGTCGCGGCTCGGCCGCGCCCTGGCCCGGGACGGCAAGCTCCCGGCGCTGCCGCCCCCGCTGAACGGCTGGAGCGACAGCCGCGACACCCCCGCCCCGCCGAAGCAGACCTTCCGCGCCTGGATGGCCTCGGCCGAGGGCGCGGCCGCCATGCGCGAGGCGTCCGCCGAGCACACCCGCAACCAGCAGCAGGAGGACGGCGCATGA
- a CDS encoding (Fe-S)-binding protein, translating into MRIGLFATCLGDTLFPEAVKSTAVLLARLGHEVVFPPGQTCCGQMHVNTGYQREPVPLVRNFAAQFGDSSIDAVVMPSGSCAGSVRHQHEIVAERYGDAALRAGVATVKAKTYELSELLVDVLGVTDVGAYFPHRVTYHPTCHSLRMLRVGDKPLRLLRAVDGIDLVELGEADACCGFGGTFAVKNADTSTAMLQDKMRNITATGAEVCTAGDSSCLMHIGGGLSRIKAGTTTLHLAQILSSTRTSPHVLTEAAR; encoded by the coding sequence ATGCGCATCGGACTCTTCGCCACCTGTCTGGGAGACACGCTCTTCCCCGAGGCGGTGAAATCCACCGCGGTGCTGCTGGCCCGCCTGGGCCACGAGGTGGTGTTCCCGCCGGGCCAGACCTGCTGCGGCCAGATGCACGTCAACACCGGCTACCAGCGCGAACCCGTCCCGCTGGTCCGCAACTTCGCCGCCCAGTTCGGTGACAGCTCCATCGACGCCGTCGTCATGCCGTCGGGCTCCTGTGCCGGATCGGTCCGCCACCAGCACGAGATCGTCGCCGAGCGGTACGGGGACGCGGCGCTGCGCGCGGGCGTTGCGACCGTCAAGGCGAAGACGTACGAGCTGTCCGAACTCCTGGTGGACGTGCTGGGGGTGACCGATGTCGGCGCGTACTTCCCGCACCGGGTCACGTACCACCCCACCTGCCACTCGCTGCGCATGCTCAGGGTAGGCGACAAACCGCTGCGGCTGCTGCGCGCCGTCGACGGGATCGACCTGGTCGAGCTGGGCGAGGCCGACGCCTGCTGCGGGTTCGGCGGCACCTTCGCCGTGAAGAACGCCGACACCTCGACCGCGATGCTCCAGGACAAGATGCGCAACATCACCGCCACCGGAGCCGAGGTGTGCACCGCCGGTGACTCCTCCTGCCTGATGCACATCGGCGGCGGGCTCTCCCGTATCAAGGCCGGAACGACGACCCTGCACCTCGCCCAGATCCTCTCCTCCACCCGCACCTCGCCCCACGTCCTGACGGAGGCCGCCCGATGA
- a CDS encoding FadR/GntR family transcriptional regulator → MPVDWEPVRQSRTHELVLRSIEQRVFAGDLKVGDRLPPERELAPVLGVSRSALREALRVLETIGVLVAQPGRGPDAGARIVRNPDDALGRLLRLHFALGSYSLGDMLEARVVLERSSFEAAALHAEPADLDEAEELVARMGAPDIGVPEFNDLDTRFHVRIARSSGNALTSTLTSAVRESVRPLILRALEAEPDWPATAAALNADHADLLRLVRAGDGARAADLVETHIRGLHGTLVDEPFTDA, encoded by the coding sequence ATGCCCGTCGACTGGGAGCCCGTACGGCAGTCGCGCACACACGAGCTGGTGCTCCGGAGCATCGAGCAGCGGGTGTTCGCCGGCGATCTCAAGGTCGGTGACCGCCTGCCGCCCGAACGGGAACTCGCCCCCGTCCTCGGCGTGAGCCGGTCGGCCCTCCGCGAGGCGCTGCGGGTGCTCGAGACCATCGGTGTGCTGGTCGCCCAGCCGGGCCGGGGGCCCGACGCGGGCGCCCGCATCGTCCGCAACCCCGACGACGCGCTCGGCCGACTGCTCCGGCTCCACTTCGCGCTCGGCAGCTACAGCCTCGGGGACATGCTGGAGGCCCGGGTCGTGCTGGAGCGGTCCAGCTTCGAGGCGGCCGCGCTGCACGCCGAGCCGGCCGATCTGGACGAGGCCGAGGAGCTGGTCGCACGCATGGGCGCGCCGGACATCGGGGTGCCCGAGTTCAACGACCTGGACACCCGGTTCCACGTCAGGATCGCCCGGAGTTCCGGCAACGCGCTGACCTCGACGCTCACCTCCGCCGTCCGCGAGTCCGTCCGGCCGCTGATCCTGCGCGCGCTGGAGGCGGAGCCGGACTGGCCGGCCACCGCCGCCGCGCTCAACGCGGACCACGCCGACCTGCTGCGGCTGGTCCGCGCGGGCGACGGGGCGCGGGCCGCGGACCTGGTCGAGACCCACATCCGGGGGCTGCACGGCACCCTCGTGGACGAACCGTTCACCGACGCCTGA
- a CDS encoding S66 family peptidase, translating into MTPSRYPAKPRPGDRVAVLSPSSGLPGLLPLPHELGLRRIREDFGLEPVEYPCTRKMGSTPQERAADLHAAFADPEIKAVIASIGGDDQITVLPHLDRELLRANPKPFFGYSDNTNLLVFLDNLGIVGYHGGSVMVELGRPGALHPQTAESLRAALFTHGAYELTPAKESGSTNRDWRDPRTFEQEPDLLPADDWSWHHADRVVEGASWGGNLEILAWMLMADREIQPPEAYEGRVLFLETSEELPGADEVYRILRNMGERGLLRRFPALLMGRAKNWSFDKPLDAEAGALYRREQREAVLRALAEYAPDTMAVFDVDCGHTDPQVVIPYGGVIRVDGVARRIVVTY; encoded by the coding sequence ATGACACCTTCCCGCTACCCCGCCAAGCCCCGGCCCGGCGACCGCGTCGCCGTGCTCTCGCCCTCGTCCGGACTGCCCGGCCTCCTCCCGCTGCCGCACGAACTCGGCCTGCGCAGAATCCGCGAGGACTTCGGCCTCGAGCCGGTGGAGTACCCCTGCACCCGGAAGATGGGCTCGACCCCGCAGGAGCGCGCCGCCGACCTGCACGCCGCGTTCGCCGATCCGGAGATCAAGGCCGTCATAGCCAGCATCGGCGGCGACGACCAGATCACCGTGCTGCCCCACCTGGACCGCGAACTGCTGCGCGCCAACCCCAAGCCGTTCTTCGGCTACAGCGACAACACCAACCTGCTGGTGTTCCTCGACAACCTCGGCATCGTGGGCTACCACGGCGGCTCGGTCATGGTCGAGCTCGGCAGGCCCGGCGCTCTGCACCCGCAGACGGCCGAGTCCCTGCGGGCCGCGCTCTTCACCCACGGCGCGTACGAGCTGACGCCGGCGAAGGAGAGCGGCAGCACCAACCGGGACTGGAGGGACCCGCGCACCTTCGAGCAGGAGCCCGACCTGCTCCCCGCCGACGACTGGAGCTGGCACCACGCGGACCGGGTGGTCGAGGGGGCGAGCTGGGGCGGCAACCTGGAGATCCTGGCCTGGATGCTGATGGCCGACCGGGAGATCCAGCCCCCGGAGGCCTACGAGGGCCGGGTGCTGTTCCTCGAAACCTCCGAGGAGCTGCCCGGCGCCGACGAGGTGTACCGCATCCTGCGCAACATGGGGGAGCGGGGCCTGCTGCGGCGCTTCCCCGCCCTGCTGATGGGGCGCGCCAAGAACTGGTCCTTCGACAAGCCGCTCGACGCGGAAGCCGGTGCGCTGTACCGCCGGGAGCAGCGGGAGGCGGTGCTGCGCGCCCTCGCGGAGTACGCCCCCGACACCATGGCCGTCTTCGACGTGGACTGCGGCCACACGGACCCGCAGGTGGTCATCCCGTACGGCGGCGTGATCCGGGTGGACGGGGTGGCCCGGCGCATCGTCGTGACGTACTGA
- a CDS encoding DUF4440 domain-containing protein, giving the protein MKLSDEEGRAVRAAMAGELRLLDPAVRASPEAVTDLLDPEFAEFGASGRRYDRASVLAVTSAVEDDDPGPDVSELSGTLLAPDLVHLTYVTERNGMLFRRSSLWRRTGERWRMYFHQGTPAGPAGAARAYPADSPGGPA; this is encoded by the coding sequence ATGAAGCTCAGCGACGAGGAAGGGCGGGCCGTACGGGCCGCCATGGCGGGCGAACTGCGGCTGCTCGACCCGGCGGTACGGGCGTCGCCCGAGGCGGTGACGGACCTGCTCGACCCGGAGTTCGCAGAGTTCGGCGCCTCCGGACGCCGCTACGACCGCGCCTCCGTCCTCGCCGTCACGTCCGCCGTGGAGGACGACGACCCCGGCCCGGACGTCTCCGAGCTGTCCGGCACCCTGCTCGCCCCCGACCTGGTCCACCTGACGTACGTCACCGAGCGCAACGGCATGCTGTTCAGGCGGAGTTCGCTGTGGCGCAGGACCGGTGAGCGGTGGCGGATGTACTTCCACCAGGGCACCCCGGCCGGCCCGGCGGGGGCCGCCCGCGCATATCCGGCGGACAGCCCCGGCGGACCTGCGTAG